CATCTCACTATCCGCCATAGATGGTTCTAGAACTTTGTTGGAAAACAAGATGAATTTAAAACcattaacataatatataatatatctgTAAGTAAACAATTTTTAGAGAAATTGACTAATTCAAGTTGGAAGCTCATAGTCTCCCACCCTTACATCCTTCCATCTAGAGACTAAATCTGAAAATTTGCAACTTGCCTGTACAGTAAGTGAGGAAGATAAGCCAAACCAACAAGTCCAGTAATGacagattaaaataaataaagaattgtTACAAAGATATGAAACCTtggaaatattaaaatattttcaacaaaCAGTTTACTTTGGGTTAAAAACTTACACTCATGGATGTGGCCGgcatataaattataataaattttgtctAAGCTGTTTTTGGTCAGCTAAATGAGTGTTGACCctcttctcttatttttttgCGGTTGCTTTCTAATAAAAGAGTGAGGATAAAATTTGTGTACATCCCAAAGTAGCCTTTTCTGTCTTCTTTTGTTGGTTTTTTCACTAAAACTAGATTCTCCTCTAGTCATCACAACTCAATAACTTAAATATGGATATGCAGAAAAGTTAATATGTATTGGCTAATTAAGTGGATATCCTAAATTTCTGTCTACCAGAAGTTAGAATATTCCGTGTAATTAATTGTGTTTTTCCAAGTTTTGGGTTGTTACATGACATTAAACAGTAGAGGGCAGAATGAaaccttttgtttttttgttgttgttgtctaCACATCCATCTCATTGCTACATTTTATGTCTCATGCAGAAGCTGAAGACTCGGGTggttaaaaagaatttaaatccTGAATGGAATGATGACTTGACCCTGTCTATTTCAGATCCTCATGCTCCAGTCCATTTAGTAAGTAACTCTTTCTATAATGTCTGTGTTTCAAATTTCAATACAATACCCGAGAGCAAAACTTGGGTACAAAATTAAAGCTTCATAGACAGACCATCTGAAGCAATCATGTTAAATACACATAGTACTCTGAACAATAAGGCCATATGAATATTGTCATAGCACAAAGATGTTGAACTTTGGGGTCTATGAACAATAACTTATGAGTGCTTTTCTGAAACAATGCTTAGTCTTGTTTGTTGCTTGGTGTGCACAGGGGAGATCATGGAGATATGAATTAATTCAATATATCAGCAAAAACTAGAAATAATGTTATTGTGTTTTGATGCAGCATGTGTATGACAAGGACACATTCAGCTTAGATGACAAAATGGGGGATGCTGATTTTTCCATTGGTCCATTCATTGAAGCAGTGAAGATGCGCTTGACAGGTCTCCCCAACAATACCATAGTTACAAAAGTGTTGCCTAGCAGACAAAACTGCTTAGCTGAAGAGAGTCACATTGTGTGGAAGGATGGCAAAGTTGTGCAAAACCTGGTTCTTAGACTAAGAAATGTAGAGTGTGGGGAGGTGGAACTCCAGTTGAATTGGATTGACATTCCTGGTTCAAGGCATCTCTAGATCACAGTCCAAGACTTGGCATATTGTAAAGTTTAGACTTGCAGCCTCATAAACCAGCAACAccttatgttttatattatgcTATCTTTTACTCTTTCGCACAACTATGGTGTTGCAATTAGTAGTAATTAGTGAAGAAGAATGGGAGAGGTTGTTTCCCTAGCTATAATTTAGAATCATCTCCTAGTTCCGTGTAATAATGTGCAAGAAACGTAGCATATAGATTTTGCACATACTATGTTAGTCGCTAGTCATATATCAGTTTTTTCTATATTGATTGTTTGGACATTTATTGGTACTATATGGTTTATATGATATACTTAGGTAAATCACATGCCAATGTTAGAGTAGAAATATCACCTTTACtttatatgcttttttttttaattttgtaacttAAAATATCATTCCcacatatattttcatttagtGATATGTTTGAGTTtcaggaaaataataaaatatcatctTTACATAATTGAGTCCcaagaaaatcattaaattataGAAGatcataaaattacattttacaGAGAATTGAGATgtaaaaagatataattaaatcCTTATCCATGAATAATTGATGGAAATACATTTATTTTCCATTATGAATCCATGTTAATGTTTTTCAACTTATAAAACAAAGATCACATTTCCTACAAAGTGAACCTTATGTTTTATAAGATAATCATAATAGTCAATAACATGGGCTTATTAATAGcaaattatgaatatattaaaatatcaagcATAAACAATCATCTTCAGGGTGAAAAAATAATCAGCTTTACACTTAGATGATTTTCCGCAAAGAAGAAGCCAAACCACAAACTAAAACTGATTATTTTCAACAAAGAAGAAGCCAAACCACATGGTAAATCCTCCACCGTTCGATGATGCAAAACCCAACGTGCTGATTAGATTGCGCAttcattttctaaatttcaTATTCTATAATAACGGTGTCACTTCAACCCTCTGGCCACAAAAATCACTAACACTATTGGCCTTGATAAAAGAGTAAACATGAACCATAGCGGTGTGATCTGAAGCAACTTCACTGCACACCATAAGGGATTCAACCATCTACTCCTATTCTTCACTCTCTCTGTGTGTAAGTGCTTACATTACACAAAGTTTCACTCATCAACTAATAACTGGtagatttttgtttgttaataacttttttgtttCTGGAAAATAGGGTGTAATTTATTATCAGTAGGGACATCCACTAGTTGTTACCCAAAGCATCATTGATCCTCAATTATGTTCGGTTTTGTTCGCATATCGCACTATGCAATATGATTCATGAAAGACTCGAATTTCCTTCTTGCTTGTGTCATTCTTCTGAATACTCAATTCATTCAAGGGCAAAGGAACTTCAGTTTTCGGTAGACTTCCATGGTAAAATTTTGTGGAATAGGACTTTGGATTGGAGTTTTTTAGTCTGAAAAAAGTATTGGCTGGAAACAGTGAAAACTTCCTGTTGTCGATATTTGGGCCTCACATACTTGTGTGCTTTCTAATACTGTAAATTGCTTTGCTTTGGGTATCTTTATGCCAAATAGTTTTAATTGCTGTTTGTGAAATTATCTGTATGTAAG
This sequence is a window from Vigna angularis cultivar LongXiaoDou No.4 chromosome 2, ASM1680809v1, whole genome shotgun sequence. Protein-coding genes within it:
- the LOC108328094 gene encoding protein C2-DOMAIN ABA-RELATED 4 — translated: MEDLLGLLRIHVEKGVNLAIRDVVSSDPYVVIKMGKQKLKTRVVKKNLNPEWNDDLTLSISDPHAPVHLHVYDKDTFSLDDKMGDADFSIGPFIEAVKMRLTGLPNNTIVTKVLPSRQNCLAEESHIVWKDGKVVQNLVLRLRNVECGEVELQLNWIDIPGSRHL